Part of the Palaemon carinicauda isolate YSFRI2023 chromosome 8, ASM3689809v2, whole genome shotgun sequence genome is shown below.
AATATATTCAAACACGAGAAAAAAATACAACTTCGCTTCTTTTTAAAGATACATTTACTCATTGTAATAGTTTAAGAGTTGTTTATTAGTTTGCACATATAATTAAGATATCAATAGGTCTATGTATTTACTTTTTTATACTTGTAATAGAGATGTGGGATAACTATGAATCCCTTCCCTACGCTTAAAACAATATTCATACAGGTGATTTTCTCATTGAATGTATTAAATGGAGAATTCCGGTATTTACCGTTGGTTATGACCTCATAATTATGATTACTTCTTTTTAAAAGTGAGAGATTATACAATGGCAACCAATATACAATATCCATTTAGATGTTCAGTTGTACCAAAGTAAATGTCGCCATTTTCCTTCTagtcatttgactggccaaacagtattacattgggccaatttctctgattacggctctttttttttttttttttttttttttttttgcctacacatacaccgactagtctggcctattctttccacattcttgactgtcctcatacatctgaaaacactgagattaccaaacaagtatttttcgctctaggggttaactactgcactgtaattgtttagtggccactttcctcttggtaagggtaaaagagactctttagcttaggtaagcagctcttttagaaggacactccaaaaacaaacccttgttctctagtcttgggtagtgccataacctctgtaacttggttttccactgtctttggttagagttctcttgcttgagggtacactccggcacactaatctatcgtgtttttctttctcttgtgttttgaagtttttgtagattATATAAGAAGGATCTAATTtgacgttattattttttttaaatatcttatttttttgagtgttcattacttttcttatagtttattaattccatgtttccttcctcactgggctattttcccttgttggagccattgggcctatagcatccttgttttccaactaaggatgtaaaaacaacaataacaaagacaacaacaaaaacaacagcaataataataataataataataataataatacaagaatgctctctctctctctctctctctctctctctctctctctctctctctctctctctctctctctctcattattgtttACAGTTAGCCTACAGTTGCTTGTTTTCACATGACTATTTTGTGCAAGTGCATATTCTGTCCCTAATTTGTTTCGTCCATCTAAATTTATTACAATCTTGTTAAAGATCGAAGACTTGAAGAGTTTGTTAGATCCTCACCTTTACCGCCTCCTGATTCCTTTGAAGATTTCTTCTTCGCCTTCTTCTTGCCTCCCTTCTCAGCCTTCTTCTCAGGACTCTTGGGCGGAGAAGGCTGCTCTCCCTCGGGCTTCGCCGGATCTCCCCCGCCACTCTCCTTATCAGCTGCTTTGTCTTCTGTCATCTCCGATTCGGTGCTGCTCAATTATAAGTCCCTTATCCATTCCTTCAAAATAcaattaggctattattattattattattattattattattattattattattattattattattattattattgttgttgttgttgttgttgttgttattattattattattatcaaaatcattatcttcatcatcatcattatcattattattattatcaacatcatcattatcattataataataataataataataataataataataataataataattattattattattaatattattattaaacacaTGAAGGCCTCAATAGAGAAAAGAGAGAAACAAAGAAAAAGCTTTATAAgtaaaatgacagaaaatataacaaattaacattaatgacAGACTAAAATAAATAAGTAACAGATTCGGTTTCTATGTTTGCTATATATCCGCAGGTGTGAGAGAATAAATAGAAGGCTTAATTTTCTCAGAATGCGTCTCAGCCTTTTTCCATAAGTACTGGTGATATGAGTTGTTCATATTCCCGAATGTACAATAAGATATCTACAAACCTAAATTACCCCGTCTTCTTCGTGAGCAGAGTTTCTCTGTTTTTGCATCATTGATGATCAATTTTAAGTTACGGATATCCAGGGATGATATTGACCGTAGTCTGGCACTGGGGGAAACCGCATAAACTATTGAAACATTCCCTTGGAAAATGCAGGTATATAATTCTTACCAAGCTTAAAGAGAATTCTTTATtagagcgtgtgtgtgtgcgtttataggTTAGTAGCCTAtgatgcgtgtgtacatatatttagttCTTTTAGGTTTATTTCTTTAATGTCTTCTAACAGAAAAATTAAGTCTTCATATTTTCCCTGGAGCATATGATTAACCAAATGAAATCGCTTAATTGATTTTCCTTGTTGGTTTCTTTCTTGTTAATTATCTAGTGACGGAGAAAATGTATAAGATAATGCGAGCAGTATTATGTTGACAGCATAGCATTTCATGGATTACAAGGTAGAATGAGGTTTTATAAACACACGCAAATAATCCTCTAACGACAAAATTCAGTTGTAAATCCCAAAAGAACAACCAGACATAGTGTATCGAAGCATCAACATATAGAAGAGGATCTGCGTTACTTCAGAGGACAAGACGAAACAATGGCAATTTCTTTCTCTATCCCTCATCTTTAATGTATTATTCCCAAAGGAAGAGCAATGACGCTTCACTCTCATGAGATTAATGTACTAATATTGATGTTTTTCATAACAGAGCAAGGTTTGGTTCCCTGTTGTTTACTCAATATGCATCTCCCAAAAGGCGGCCACAGGCAACATATTATTCAAGGATGGAAATGTCTTTGTAGTCAATACATAAtgaatgcaaccgtttctagtccactgcaggccaaaggcctcagacatgtctattcatgtctggggtttggccatttttcatcaccttgctggccaGGGTAgactggtgatagtgggagaatttcgtctgagCCAGCGCGTAGACTGCCGATGGaagaatttcgtctgatcgctcacagaaaaccagcctagtatgggtgtccatgaCTAGTAAAGCTTTTCTGATCAAAGCGATACGCAGACTATTTTAACGttcaggtatcctcactcagaaaggtatTAAGGTATTAAGTAGAGAGAGAACGTATATTTTCTTTCAAGGAAACTTGCACTGTGAATGGATCTACAGTTGATATTATAAAATCATCAATGATATCAGCCAAACTACGATTGTGTTCTTTATTCTAAGGTTTCTTTCTCTCAACGAAAATCTATAGTCGTTGGTAACTTGAGACTTAATATTAAACTTCACTTCCAGTTGATAAAAGAATCTGCTAATTACTATATCTCCAATATTATATCTTCTAGTGTTATTTTCTCCTAATAAACATTTCAgtcttcttaatatatatatatatatatatatatatatatatatatatatatatatatatatatatgtgtgtgtgtgtgtgtgtaatatatatatatatatatatatatatatatatatatatatatatatatatatatatatatatatatatatatatatatatatatatgtacatatatatatatatatatatatatatatatatatatatatatatatatatatatatatatatatatatatatatcatcagctgatGCAAATCCACTACGGAAAAATGGCcttagacaagtccttccactcgcgtctgtccagtttataaccaaaaattttcttagctcgtcaatcgatggtcttttcttccttcccctacttcgtttaaAATCTCTAAGAACCAATATTGTtattctaatgtccatctattatctgtcatttacaTCAtaggtcctgcccatgtctatttctttcttttttacattttgttagaatatcctgtcctttagtttggtctcgtatccatgttgctcttttcctgtttcttggtgttaatcctatcattattctttccatagctctttgggttgtaaatagtttatattatAAGACTTTAGTAAGGTTCCTGGTTTTTTAtgaataag
Proteins encoded:
- the LOC137644914 gene encoding small lysine-rich protein 1, translating into MTEDKAADKESGGGDPAKPEGEQPSPPKSPEKKAEKGGKKKAKKKSSKESGGGKGRIHVDILGETAMQNALYICHSVQELLFWRGYQWAPGGKKPKKGKK